The following are encoded in a window of Panicum virgatum strain AP13 chromosome 5N, P.virgatum_v5, whole genome shotgun sequence genomic DNA:
- the LOC120675857 gene encoding uncharacterized protein LOC120675857 isoform X2 gives MDPLNSNTKDTGVIEYARHRRRERDRARAALMTDEQKEEKNRKRREAYKRKKCHAHNKENDPGSALLEQESDGIMPPLRSNDESIQRSKKHLEANQKLIQGSDRILTPLRSDGKRVGDHKKKYETQINAIGAADKHGATDQHGAPITRAPDINEHLDGGHHVTPTTSTPIVTEHHTTPSFTEQTTNYIPVDMENHNLSDPCTNVTPVPGYQQLNRMCR, from the exons ATGGATCCTCTAAACAGTAATACTAAAG ACACGGGTGTAATTGAATATGCCCGTCATCGAAGAAGAGAACGGGACAGGGCCCGTGCTGCCTTGATGACAGATGagcaaaaggaggaaaagaacaGGAAGCGGCGTGAGGCATATAAGAGGAAAAAATGTCATGCGCACAACAAGGAGAATGATCCAG GCTCTGCTTTGCTCGAACAAGAAAGTGATGGAATTATGCCTCCCTTGAGGTCAAATGATGAAAGCATTCAAAGAAGCAAGAAGCACCTTGAAGCTAATCAGAAGCTCATACAAGGAAGTGATAGAATTCTTACTCCCTTGAGGTCAGATGGTAAAAGAGTTGGAGATCATAAAAAGAAATATGAAACACAGATAAATGCTATTGGAGCAG CTGACAAACATGGTGCAacagatcaacatggtgcacCTATCACCAGGGCTCCTGATATCAACGAACATCTAGACG GCGGCCACCATGTCACACCCACCACTAGCACTCCAATAGTGACCGAGCATCACACAACTCCATCTTTCACCGAGCAAACGACAA ATTATATCCCAGTCGACATGGAGAATCATAACCTCTCCGACCCCTGCACAAATGTCACACCAG TACCTGGCTATCAGCAATTGAACCGCATGTGCAGATAA
- the LOC120675857 gene encoding ATP-dependent DNA helicase PIF1-like isoform X1 — translation MPSSLRRLFATILVFCEPSNVFALWQKHLDAMSEDYRRNNPSDAIVEQMVLIDIRNMLQSMGKDIKSFPLPDIDNTYDDACGVPWEIFEESNIESTEDDVALSESLNHEQRAAYDEILSSIDSNDGGLFFVDGPGGTGKTFLYRALLAKVRSQNKIAIATATSGVAASIMPGGRTAHSRFKIPLTIDSGGYCSFTKQSATATLLRTSSLIIWDEVSMIKKQAVEALDNSMRDIMDRPDLPFGGKTVVFGGDFRQVLPVVRKGSRAQIVDASLRRSYLWDCMCHLKLVRNMRAHSDPWFADYLLCIGNGIEEANVDGEVRLPDEICVPYTGDGNDLDRLIHLP, via the coding sequence ATGCCATCATCACTACGAAGGCTTTTTGCAACAATATTGGTATTTTGTGAACCGAGCAATGTATTCGCACTCTGGCAAAAACACCTAGACGCAATGTCTGAGGATTATCGTCGCAACAATCCATCAGATGCTATCGTTGAGCAGATGGTCCTAATTGATATTAGAAACATGCTACAATCGATGGGGAAGGATATAAAATCATTCCCTCTCCCTGACATTGATAACACTTACGATGATGCTTGTGGTGTTCCATGGGAGATATTCGAGGAATCAAATATAGAGAGCACCGAGGATGATGTGGCCTTATCAGAGTCCCTTAATCATGAGCAGAGGGCTGCTTACGATGAGATCTTGTCATCTATTGATTCCAATGATGGAGGGTTATTTTTTGTGGATGGCCCTGGTGGAACCGGAAAAACATTCTTGTATAGGGCTTTGCTTGCCAAAGTCCGCAGTCAGAACAAGATTGCTATTGCGACTGCTACATCTGGGGTTGCTGCATCCATAATGCCCGGTGGGAGAACAGCACATTCACGTTTCAAGATTCCACTTACCATAGATAGTGGTGGATATTGTAGCTTCACCAAACAAAGTGCTACAGCGACTCTGCTACGCACTTCTTCTTTGATTATTTGGGATGAGGTTTCTATGATCAAGAAACAAGCAGTGGAGGCATTGGACAATAGCATGCGTGATATAATGGATAGACCGGATTTGCCTTTTGGTGGGAAGACTGTTGTGTTCGGGGGAGATTTTAGGCAGGTCCTACCCGTTGTCAGGAAGGGGTCGAGGGCTCAGATAGTGGATGCTTCATTACGTAGGTCATACCTTTGGGATTGCATGTGTCACCTGAAGCTTGTGCGCAACATGAGAGCGCATAGTGACCCATGGTTTGCTGATTATCTTTTGTGCATTGGCAATGGAATAGAGGAGGCCAATGTTGATGGTGAAGTCCGTCTCCCAGATGAAATTTGCGTGCCATATACTGGAGATGGCAATGATCTTGATAGATTAATCCATCTTCCCTAA
- the LOC120674027 gene encoding transcription factor bHLH133-like isoform X3, with amino-acid sequence MMGGGEFKSSLLQQMVWSGGGTDSKNMMNSLMPCAEEQEASNNKQIPSSMLLSQHLLEISSGPAPEVNTSTATSLASSDLHDGRESNMPESWSQLLLGGLVGDHERYSAATALLSKGLEEGPNNMPHQAAAAYNLYGHGGGEEIIQTSSGTNKSQQAPEVKNHHSDNSSEGNSTASGSAPKKARVQTSSSAQSTLKVRKERLGDRITALHQIVSPFGKTDTASVLQETIGYIRFLLSHIEALSFPYLGGHGNGNSMEQHTVASIQEEVNGGGDDEGSNKDYLRRRGLCLVPVSCTSHLAGDGSGTSDFWAVATAPPPPPPLGGIIWR; translated from the exons ATGATGGGTGGAGGGGAATTCAAGAGCTCCTTGCTGCAGCAGATGGTGTGGAGTGGTGGTGGTACAGACAGCAAGAATATGATGAATAGCTTGATGCCTTGTGCCGAGGAGCAAGAAGCCTCCAACAACAAGCAGATACCTTCTTCCATGCTCCTCTCCCAACACCTCCTTGAAATCTCTTCCGGTCCGGCTCCTGAGGTGAACACCAGTACTGCAACTTCTCTAGCAAGCAGTGATCTACATGATGGGCGGGAGAGCAACATGCCGGAGTCATGGAGCCAGCTGCTTCT TGGGGGATTAGTTGGAGATCATGAGAGATACAGCGCTGCCACAGCTCTGCTGTCAAAAGGACTAGAGGAGGGACCTAATAATATGCCTCATCAGGCTGCAGCAGCTTACAATCTCTATGGCCATGGTGGTGGTGAGGAGATCATCCAGACATCGTCGGGGACCAACAAATCTCAGCAG GCACCGGAGGTGAAGAATCATCATTCTGATAACTCTTCTGAG GGCAACAGCACTGCCAGTGGTTCAGCTCCAAAGAAGGCTAGGGTTCAAACCTCTTCTTCCGCACAATCTACTCTAAAG GTAAGAAAGGAGAGGCTTGGGGATAGGATAACAGCGCTTCACCAGATAGTGTCCCCATTTGGCAAG ACTGACACTGCCTCCGTACTACAGGAGACTATTGGCTACATTAGGTTCCTCCTGAGTCATATTGAG GCTCTCAGCTTCCCCTACTTGGGAGGCCATGGCAACGGGAACTCCATGGAACAACACACCGTAGCTAGC ATTCAGGAGGAGGTAAATGGCGGCGGTGACGACGAGGGCTCCAATAAGGATTATTTGAGGAGGAGAGGGCTGTGCCTGGTGCCAGTGTCGTGCACGTcgcacctcgccggcgacggtaGTGGCACCTCCGACTTCTGGGCGGTGGCCACggcgccaccacctccaccgccgctcgGCGGCATCATCTGGCGCTAG
- the LOC120674027 gene encoding transcription factor bHLH68-like isoform X1 → MMGGGEFKSSLLQQMVWSGGGTDSKNMMNSLMPCAEEQEASNNKQIPSSMLLSQHLLEISSGPAPEVNTSTATSLASSDLHDGRESNMPESWSQLLLGGLVGDHERYSAATALLSKGLEEGPNNMPHQAAAAYNLYGHGGGEEIIQTSSGTNKSQQVSRAMLLASSPRSCITTSLGSNMLDFSSNSTVLAPEVKNHHSDNSSEGNSTASGSAPKKARVQTSSSAQSTLKVRKERLGDRITALHQIVSPFGKTDTASVLQETIGYIRFLLSHIEALSFPYLGGHGNGNSMEQHTVASIQEEVNGGGDDEGSNKDYLRRRGLCLVPVSCTSHLAGDGSGTSDFWAVATAPPPPPPLGGIIWR, encoded by the exons ATGATGGGTGGAGGGGAATTCAAGAGCTCCTTGCTGCAGCAGATGGTGTGGAGTGGTGGTGGTACAGACAGCAAGAATATGATGAATAGCTTGATGCCTTGTGCCGAGGAGCAAGAAGCCTCCAACAACAAGCAGATACCTTCTTCCATGCTCCTCTCCCAACACCTCCTTGAAATCTCTTCCGGTCCGGCTCCTGAGGTGAACACCAGTACTGCAACTTCTCTAGCAAGCAGTGATCTACATGATGGGCGGGAGAGCAACATGCCGGAGTCATGGAGCCAGCTGCTTCT TGGGGGATTAGTTGGAGATCATGAGAGATACAGCGCTGCCACAGCTCTGCTGTCAAAAGGACTAGAGGAGGGACCTAATAATATGCCTCATCAGGCTGCAGCAGCTTACAATCTCTATGGCCATGGTGGTGGTGAGGAGATCATCCAGACATCGTCGGGGACCAACAAATCTCAGCAGGTGAGCCGGGCGATGCTCTTGGCGTCCTCTCCTAGGTCATGCATCACCACAAGCCTCGGCAGCAACATGCTAGACTTCTCATCAAACAGTACAGTGCTGGCACCGGAGGTGAAGAATCATCATTCTGATAACTCTTCTGAG GGCAACAGCACTGCCAGTGGTTCAGCTCCAAAGAAGGCTAGGGTTCAAACCTCTTCTTCCGCACAATCTACTCTAAAG GTAAGAAAGGAGAGGCTTGGGGATAGGATAACAGCGCTTCACCAGATAGTGTCCCCATTTGGCAAG ACTGACACTGCCTCCGTACTACAGGAGACTATTGGCTACATTAGGTTCCTCCTGAGTCATATTGAG GCTCTCAGCTTCCCCTACTTGGGAGGCCATGGCAACGGGAACTCCATGGAACAACACACCGTAGCTAGC ATTCAGGAGGAGGTAAATGGCGGCGGTGACGACGAGGGCTCCAATAAGGATTATTTGAGGAGGAGAGGGCTGTGCCTGGTGCCAGTGTCGTGCACGTcgcacctcgccggcgacggtaGTGGCACCTCCGACTTCTGGGCGGTGGCCACggcgccaccacctccaccgccgctcgGCGGCATCATCTGGCGCTAG
- the LOC120674027 gene encoding transcription factor bHLH68-like isoform X2: MMGGGEFKSSLLQQMVWSGGGTDSKNMMNSLMPCAEEQEASNNKQIPSSMLLSQHLLEISSGPAPEVNTSTATSLASSDLHDGRESNMPESWSQLLLGGLVGDHERYSAATALLSKGLEEGPNNMPHQAAAAYNLYGHGGGEEIIQTSSGTNKSQQVSRAMLLASSPRSCITTSLGSNMLDFSSNSTVLAPEVKNHHSDNSSEGNSTASGSAPKKARVQTSSSAQSTLKVRKERLGDRITALHQIVSPFGKTDTASVLQETIGYIRFLLSHIEIQEEVNGGGDDEGSNKDYLRRRGLCLVPVSCTSHLAGDGSGTSDFWAVATAPPPPPPLGGIIWR; the protein is encoded by the exons ATGATGGGTGGAGGGGAATTCAAGAGCTCCTTGCTGCAGCAGATGGTGTGGAGTGGTGGTGGTACAGACAGCAAGAATATGATGAATAGCTTGATGCCTTGTGCCGAGGAGCAAGAAGCCTCCAACAACAAGCAGATACCTTCTTCCATGCTCCTCTCCCAACACCTCCTTGAAATCTCTTCCGGTCCGGCTCCTGAGGTGAACACCAGTACTGCAACTTCTCTAGCAAGCAGTGATCTACATGATGGGCGGGAGAGCAACATGCCGGAGTCATGGAGCCAGCTGCTTCT TGGGGGATTAGTTGGAGATCATGAGAGATACAGCGCTGCCACAGCTCTGCTGTCAAAAGGACTAGAGGAGGGACCTAATAATATGCCTCATCAGGCTGCAGCAGCTTACAATCTCTATGGCCATGGTGGTGGTGAGGAGATCATCCAGACATCGTCGGGGACCAACAAATCTCAGCAGGTGAGCCGGGCGATGCTCTTGGCGTCCTCTCCTAGGTCATGCATCACCACAAGCCTCGGCAGCAACATGCTAGACTTCTCATCAAACAGTACAGTGCTGGCACCGGAGGTGAAGAATCATCATTCTGATAACTCTTCTGAG GGCAACAGCACTGCCAGTGGTTCAGCTCCAAAGAAGGCTAGGGTTCAAACCTCTTCTTCCGCACAATCTACTCTAAAG GTAAGAAAGGAGAGGCTTGGGGATAGGATAACAGCGCTTCACCAGATAGTGTCCCCATTTGGCAAG ACTGACACTGCCTCCGTACTACAGGAGACTATTGGCTACATTAGGTTCCTCCTGAGTCATATTGAG ATTCAGGAGGAGGTAAATGGCGGCGGTGACGACGAGGGCTCCAATAAGGATTATTTGAGGAGGAGAGGGCTGTGCCTGGTGCCAGTGTCGTGCACGTcgcacctcgccggcgacggtaGTGGCACCTCCGACTTCTGGGCGGTGGCCACggcgccaccacctccaccgccgctcgGCGGCATCATCTGGCGCTAG